The sequence GTCGAGGACTTCAAGCGCCGCTTCTGGGTCTGCCTCGGTCTGACAGTTCCCATCCTTGCGCTCAGCCCCATGCTCCAGGGTTGGGCAGGCGTCGATTGGCGATTCCCCGGCGACGTCTGGATTCTGACCGCGCTTGCGACGGTCGTCTACCTCTACGGCGGCAGGCCCTTCCTCACTGGCGCCCGCGACGAACTGGCGGACCGGCGGCCGGGCATGATGACGCTCGTCGCTCTCGCCATCACCGTCGCGTTCGTGTACTCGGTCGCGGTCGTCCTCGGCCTCGAGGGCAACCTCTTCTTCTGGGAGACCGCGACGCTCGTCGACCTCATGCTCGTCGGCCACTGGGTCGAGATGCGGAGCGTGATGGGCGCCTCCCGCGCGCTCGAAGAGCTCGCCCGGCTCATGCCCGACGAGGCCCACCGGCTCACGGCCTCTGGCGAGACCGAGAGCGTCCCCACGTCGGCGCTTCGCCCCGGCGACCGCATCCTCGTCAAGGCGTCCGAGAAGGTGCCCGCAGACGGAACCGTCGTCAAGGGCCGCTCTGCCGTCAACCAGGCCGCGCTGACCGGCGAGTCGGTACCCGTCGAGAAGGGCGAGGGCGACGAACTCATCGCGGGCTCGGTCAACGGCTCGGGCGCGCTCACCGTCGAGGTCACCAAGACCGGCGCCGACGCCTACCTCAATCAGGTCGTCACGCTCGTGCGCGAGGCCCAGGCCTCCAAGTCGAAGACGCAGGACCTCGCCAACCGAGCGGCGTTCTACCTCACCATCACGGCCATCACGGTCGGCGCGCTCACGTTCCTTGGCTGGTGGCTCCTGTCCGACGGGCCGCTCTCCTTTGCCATCGAGCGGGCAGTGACGGTGATGGTCATCGCGTGCCCCCACGCGCTCGGCCTCGCGATCCCGCTCGTCGTCGCCGTCTCGACGTCGATCAGCGCTCGCCACGGGCTCTTGGTCCGCGACCGCGCCGCGTTCGAGCGCGCGCGCGACCTCGACGTGCTCGTCTTCGACAAGACGGGCACGCTCACCGGGGGGCGGTTCGGCGTCACCGAAATCCTACCGGCCTCGGGCGTTGACGAGGCCGAGCTGCTCGCAGTGTCCGCCGCCGTCGAGGGCGGCAGCGAGCACCCCATCGCGGCCGGCGTCGTCCGCTCGGCCCGCGACCGCGGCCTCGCGCTTCCGGCCGTCTCCGGCTTCCGGGCTATCACGGGCAAGGGCGTCCGAGCGACCGTCGACGGCGAGACCGTCCAGATTCTCAGCCCCGGCGCCATCGAGGACGCGGGCGTCCAGTTCTCGGACGACCTGCGCCACAGCGCCGACCGCTTGGGCCGAGAGGGCCAGACGGTCGTCTACGTGGTCCGGGGAGTCGGACCCGGTGCGACGCCGCTCGGAGCCCTCGCACTCGCCGACGTGGTCCGCCCCGAGAGCCGGGAGGCCATCGACCGTCTCCACGAGCTCGGCCTGTTAGCCGTCATGCTCACCGGCGACAAGCAGGAGGTCGCCGAGCACGTCGCCCGCCAGCTCGGCATCGACCGCGTCATCGCCGAGGTGCTCCCCGACGGGAAGAGCGCCGAGATCGCGCGGCTGCAACGGGAGGGCCACGTCGTCGCCATGACCGGCGACGGCGTCAACGACGCGCCCGCACTCGCCACCGCCGATGTCGGTCTTGCCGTCGGAGCGGGTACCGACGTGGCGGTCGAGACGGCCGACGTGGTGCTGGTCGAGAGCGACCCGCGAGCGGCTGTGCGCGTCATCGCACTCGCCCGCGCGACGTACCGCAAAATGGTCCAGAACCTCTGGTGGGCCGCCGGTTACAACGTCGTCGCCATCCCGCTCGCCGCGGGCGTTCTCGCGCCGCGGGGCATCGTGCTCAGCCCGGCCGTCGGAGCCGTGCTCATGAGCCTGTCGACGGTCGTCGTCGCTGTCAACGCGCGTCGCCTCCGCGTCGAGTAGCCGCTCGGGCGGGGCGGGGACGGGGGGAATCCCTGAGACCGGACCGCGAAGGGCGGCTCAGCGAATCGGAAGCGGTACCTGAGGGGCATTTAAGGTCGCGAGGCCGAACGGGACGGGGGCTCGCCCGTCACTACCCGGCCCCCGTGGCACACGTCTAACACACCCCTCCCCTACACCGCCATGCGTACTCAGGACATGCTCTCGAAGCACCCCAACCCCTCCGAGCACCTCGACAAGATCGTCGCGCTCGTCAACAGCGCGTTCGCCTGCGAGCAGTGCTGTACGAGCTGCGCCGACGCCTGCCTCGACGAGGATGGCGACATGGACCTCCGGTACTGCATCCGGACCAACCTCGACTGCGCCGACATCTGTGCCACGACGGGCCGCGCGCTCTCGCGCCAGACGCAGCCGAACGCCAAGGTCCTCCGCGCCCAGCTCGAGGCCTGCGTCGCCGCCTGCGACGCCTGCGCCGACGAGTGCTCGAAGCACGCCGATATGCACGACCACTGCCGCGTGTGCATGGAGTGCTGCCGCGAGTGCTCCAAGGCCTGCCAGGCCCTCCTCGACGCCATGTCCCAGGGCGCGGCGGCCTAGCCCCGCTCGCCTTCCCAGCGGCGCGGCCTCGACGCGGGGCCGCGCCGTTTCTCGTCCGACCGTCCCCATGACCGACCAGGCCCTCCTCGCCGCGTGGGGCGCAACCACGACCGCCGGGTACCTCGCCACGCACGCGATGGGCACGGCTGGGACCGAGCTGTTCGGGCTGAGCGTGCACGGGTCCATCGTCGCCGTCTGGGCGCTCCTGGCGCTCGTCCCCGTCGGGATGACCGTGGCGAAGGCGGCCCGGCGCTCGGCCGGCGCGCACCACTGGGTGTGGGTCGGGCTCGTCGCTGCGGCCATGGCGGCGAACGTCGGCGTGGCGGCCTCCGGGATCAGCCACGGCCACGACGGGCCCGGGCACGGCGGGTCCACGGGCGCGTCAGCCCACGGGGAGCCGGGGCACCACGGCGGCTCGTCCGGCTCGGAGAGCGAGACGACCAACACTGCGAGCGGCGACGCCGCCGGTGCACAGGAGCCGGACGACGGGCACGCCCACCCCAACGGAGGCCACGGCGACGACACGAGCACCGCGGGAGCAGGCGGGGGCGACCCCGGCGAGGGTGCCCCCGACGGCCACGCCCACCCGGACGGCGGGCACGGCGGTGACACGGGCCCAGCGGCCTCGGGGACGCCCGGCTCCCCGTCCGCCAGCGCCACGTCGCCCGAGGGCGGCGGGGCCGAGCACGGCGGGAATGGGTCTGGCGGGTTCGTGGACACCGCTGAGCTCCAGCACGCCGCCTTCTTCCACCTCTGGTTCCTGGTCGGCGCGCTCGGGTTCGCGTTCAGCGCCGCCGCCGCGGAGGGCGGCGTCCGGCGGGCGCTCTACGGGCTCGCCGCCGTCCTCAACGCGCTCATGGTCCTCGCCCTCGTTGCCGCTCCCGGCACTCGGGACGCCGCGTTCCTCATCGCCGCGGCCGTCCAGGGGCTCCCGATGCTCCTCGACCTCCCGCTCCGCGCCGGCCAGCACGTGGCGGCCTAGCGGACGGCGACGGCGGCCGTGACCGGCTGGCCCCCGCGCGTGACCGGCTGGTCGGGCGAGCCGGCGCCGGAGAACTCGAACCGGCCGATCTCGCCGGAGTCGTCGTGGAGCATGACGTGGACCGTCCCCGACGGCGTCGCGTCGAGGTCGATGGGCACCCGCTCCGACGTCCCGTGCATCACGAACGACCGCCCCACGACGCGCGAGGCGTCGGGGCCGCCCCCGTCCGCCTCGGGGTGGACGACGAGCCACGAGTCGGACTCGACCTTGACCGAGTCCACGACGATCACGTCGCCGCGGACCGGGTCGGCGCCGACGAACAGGGCCGGCGAGCCCGGCACCGGGCCGGTCCGCGCGTCTGAGCCGCCGGTCACCTCCTGGTCTGCGGGCGCCAGCGGCTCGAACTCGTAGTCGGAGCGTTCCAGGTCGTTGATAAGTGCCTCCATCTCGACGATCTCGCGCTTCTGGGCGATGATGATCTCGTCGGCTAGGCGGCGCACGCGGGGGTCCGAGATCGTCGCCCGCTCCGAAGTCAGGATGGCGAGGGAGTGGTGGGGGATCATGGCCTCCATCCAGTCCACGTCGTCGACCGACGTCTGGGAGCGGAGCAGCCAGAACCCGAACGCGAACAGCACGGCGCTCCCAGCGAAGATGGCGACGTTTTTCGTCCTGTCCTTGTACATGTGGAGCATGAACGCCAGCATGACGACGGCCATCGCGGCGCCCATGTAGAGCGCCATGAACGACTTCGTCGCGCTCCACCAGAGGTGGTCGGTCTCGTAGACCGTCGTGTACATCAGGACGAGCATGACGACCGTTGACGTGACGATCATCGCGAAGAAGCGGGCGTAGGAGGCCTTCATGGGCGAGGGGACAGGGCGAGACGGCGCGGAAAGGAGTGGGTCCAACACGGGTGCGGGCGTGCGGATCGCCATTTGCAGTCCACCTGAGCACCTTTTAAGGTCCGCAGGCTCTGGGCGCGGCCTTTTCAGAGCCGCCCGGCGCCCGCGATGGAGGACGACCCTCAGGCCGCGTCGAAGACGGGCCGGAAGCCCGCGCCCTCCACGGCGGCGCGCACGGCCTCGCGGTCGGCGCCGCCCGAGAGCCGGACGACGGCCGGGCCATCGAGCGTGAGCCGCTCGACGGTCACGCCGGGCGTCCGGTCGAGCGCGCGCGTGGCCCCGGCGACGCAGCCGCCGCAGGTCATGCCCTTGATGTTGAAGGTGAGGGCGTCGTCGGTGTTCGGGTTGTCGGTGTGCATGGGAGTAGGGGAGAGTGAAACAGGGGGGTTGGGTAGGGCGGCGCAGGTGCAGTCGAGGCACCCAGCGCACGCCCGGCAGACGTCTTCGAGCCGTTCGCGGAGCGCCGCGCGGGCGCGGTGCCGACGGACGCGGAGCGTGCCGGCCGACACGCCGAGCCGGTCCGCCACCTCGGCCGCAGGCTCGCCGTCGAGGTCGGCGCGGAGGACCTCGGCGGCCTCTGGCGCGAGGTCGTTCAGGAGCGGTTGGTAGCACGCGCAGAGCCGGGGCGCCTCCTCGGTCGGCATCACGGCGTCGGGCTGCTCGTCTGCCCACGCCGTCTCGCGGCGGCCCGCGGCCTCCCGTCGGCGGTGGGCGTCGACGGTCGCGTTCCGGACGACGCGCCACAACCAGCGCGTGAGGTCGGCCTCGCCGTCCATCGGCGGCGCGGCCTCGACCGCCTTCAAGAGCGCGTCCTGGACTACGTCTTCGGCCACGCCAGGGCCGAGCCGCTGGCGGACGTAGGCGACGAGCGGCTCGGCCTGTGCGGCGAGCGTGGCGTCGAGCAGGGTGGGGGAGAGAGGCATGATATGGGGGGCGTTCACCGGCACAAACGCGGCGGCCCGTCGAACGTTACCGAGCGGCCACCGCGGCGGAGCCGACTGTTGGTGGTATGAAGCGCCGCAGGCGGAGCGCGTTCGTCAGCACGAACACCGACGACAGGCCCATCGCCGCCGCGCCGAGCACGGGCGAGAGCAGCACGCCGAGCGCCGGGTACAGCACGCCCGCCGCGACCGGGATCAGCACGACGTTGTAGGCAAAGGCCCAGAACAGGTTTTGCTTGACGTTGCGGAGCGTGGCCGCCGAGAGCGCCTGGGCCTCGACGAGCGCCGTGAGGTCGCCGCGCATGAGCACCACGTCGGCGGCCTCGATGGCGACGTCGGTCCCGGTCCCAATCGCGACGCCGACGTCGGCCTGGGCGAGCGCGGGGGCGTCGTTGATTCCGTCGCCGACGAACGCCACGTGCAACGGGCGTCCGCCGCGTCCGCCCTCGCCTTGGAGATCGCGCACGGCCTGGGCCTTGTCGGCGGGGAGCACCTCGGCGAGCACCTCGTCGATGCCGAGGCGCCGCGCGATGGCCTCGGCCGTGGCCCGGTTGTCGCCGGTGACCATGGCGACGCGGAGCCCGGCGTCGTGGAGCGCGTCGATGGCCGCGGGCGTCGTCGCCTTGACCGGGTCGGAGACGGCGAGGGCCGCAACGAGCACGCCGTCGACGGCCGCGTAGAGCGGCGTCTTGCCCTCACCCGCGAGGGCGCCAGAGGCCGCGGCGAGAGGCGCCACGTCGAGCCCGACCCGGGCCATGAACCGGTCGGCTCCGACCTCGACGCGGCGGCCCTCGACCGTCCCGCGCACGCCGAAGCCGGGCACGGCCACGAAGTCGGACGCCGCCGGCAGGTCGATACCGCGCTCGTCCGCCGCGCGCACGATGGCCGCCGCGACCGGGTGCTCGCTCGGCACCTCGACCGCGGCTACAAGCCGGAGCAGTTCCGTTTCGTCCAGCCCGGCCTCTGGCGCTAGCGCCACGTCGGTCAGCGTCGGGCGGCCCTCGGTGAGCGTCCCCGTCTTGTCGAGCGCGACCACGTCAGCCTCGGACAGCGTCTGCAACGCCTCGCCCTTGCGGAAGAGCACGCCCAGCTCGGCCGCCTTCCCGGTCCCCACCATCACCGAGACGGGCGTCGCGAGCCCCATCGCGCACGGGCACGCGATGATGAGCACCGAGACCGCGGCCACGAGCGCGTAGGTCAGCGCCGGGCTCGGCCCGACGGCGAGCCAGACGCCGAACACGAGCGCGGCGATCACGAGCACGATGGGCACGAACACGGCGACCACGCGGTCCGCCAGCGCCTGGATCGCGGGCCGCGACGCCTGGGCGTCCTCGACGAGCCGGACGATCTGGGCGAGCACGGTGTCGGCCCCGACGCGCGTCGTCCGCATGAGCAGCGCCCCGGCCTGGTTGACGGTCCCGCCGACGACCTCCGCGTCCGCGCCCTTCTCGACCGGGACGGGCTCGCCGGTCACCATCGACTCGTCGACGTAGCTCGTGCCCTCGGTGACCACGCCGTCCACCGGCACCTTCTCGCCCGGCCGCACGCGGACGACGTCGCCCACGGCTACGTCCTCGATGGGGACCTCGGCCTCGACTGGGCCGGTGCCCGGTCCACCGTCGCGGACCACGCGGGCCGTCTTTGCCCTCAGCCCGAGGAGCGCGCGGACGGCGTCCGACGTCTGGCCCTTGGCGCGGGCCTCGAACCACTTGCCGAGCAGGATGAGCGTGATGATCGTCGCCGACGCCTCGTAGTACACGTGGACCGCGCCCTCGGGGAGCACGCCCGGCAGGAACGTCGCGACGACGGAGTACCCGTAGGCCGCCGACGTGCCGAGGGCGACGAGCGTGTTCATGTCGGGCGAGCCGTGGCGGGCCGCCGCCCACCCGGCGCGGTAGAATCGGAGGCCTGGTCCAAACTGGACCGCTGTCGCCAGCGCGAACGCCACGAGCCAGCGCGTCTGCATCGGGACGAGCCCGTCGATCCAGGCCATCCCACCGGGGACCGCCATCGGCACCATCTCCATGAGGAACAGCGGGAGCGTGAGCCCGGCGGCCCACAGGAGTCGACGCCGCAGCCGCTGGCGGTCGAGCTCTCGCGCCTGGCGCTCAGCGTCCTCCGTCGTCGTCCCGCCCACGGCCTCGACGACGTCGTAACCCGTCTTCCGGACGGCCTCGTAGAGCGCCTCGACGTCGGTCCCGGCGGCGTAGCGGACGCGGGCGCGCTCGGTCGCCAGGTTCACTGACGCCTCGACCACGCCGTCGGCGCCTTGCAGCGCACGCTCGACGCGCCCGACGCACGCCGCGCACGTCATCCCACCCACGGCGAAGCTCACCTCCTCGGTCCGCACGTCGTAGCCCGCTCGCTGGACGGCCTCGGCGAGCGCCAGAGGCGTCGTCTCGGCCGCGTCGAACTGGACGGTCGCCCGCTCGGTCGCGAGGTTGACCGTCGCCTCGTGGACGCCGGGGACCTTCGACAGCGCCTTCTCGACACG comes from Bacteroidota bacterium and encodes:
- a CDS encoding heavy metal translocating P-type ATPase; the protein is MPHPSPALPSDPPAADASPSGDGAVVGPPRPLSHATLGVEGMTCAACSGRVEKALSKVPGVHEATVNLATERATVQFDAAETTPLALAEAVQRAGYDVRTEEVSFAVGGMTCAACVGRVERALQGADGVVEASVNLATERARVRYAAGTDVEALYEAVRKTGYDVVEAVGGTTTEDAERQARELDRQRLRRRLLWAAGLTLPLFLMEMVPMAVPGGMAWIDGLVPMQTRWLVAFALATAVQFGPGLRFYRAGWAAARHGSPDMNTLVALGTSAAYGYSVVATFLPGVLPEGAVHVYYEASATIITLILLGKWFEARAKGQTSDAVRALLGLRAKTARVVRDGGPGTGPVEAEVPIEDVAVGDVVRVRPGEKVPVDGVVTEGTSYVDESMVTGEPVPVEKGADAEVVGGTVNQAGALLMRTTRVGADTVLAQIVRLVEDAQASRPAIQALADRVVAVFVPIVLVIAALVFGVWLAVGPSPALTYALVAAVSVLIIACPCAMGLATPVSVMVGTGKAAELGVLFRKGEALQTLSEADVVALDKTGTLTEGRPTLTDVALAPEAGLDETELLRLVAAVEVPSEHPVAAAIVRAADERGIDLPAASDFVAVPGFGVRGTVEGRRVEVGADRFMARVGLDVAPLAAASGALAGEGKTPLYAAVDGVLVAALAVSDPVKATTPAAIDALHDAGLRVAMVTGDNRATAEAIARRLGIDEVLAEVLPADKAQAVRDLQGEGGRGGRPLHVAFVGDGINDAPALAQADVGVAIGTGTDVAIEAADVVLMRGDLTALVEAQALSAATLRNVKQNLFWAFAYNVVLIPVAAGVLYPALGVLLSPVLGAAAMGLSSVFVLTNALRLRRFIPPTVGSAAVAAR
- a CDS encoding sigma-70 family RNA polymerase sigma factor: MPLSPTLLDATLAAQAEPLVAYVRQRLGPGVAEDVVQDALLKAVEAAPPMDGEADLTRWLWRVVRNATVDAHRRREAAGRRETAWADEQPDAVMPTEEAPRLCACYQPLLNDLAPEAAEVLRADLDGEPAAEVADRLGVSAGTLRVRRHRARAALRERLEDVCRACAGCLDCTCAALPNPPVSLSPTPMHTDNPNTDDALTFNIKGMTCGGCVAGATRALDRTPGVTVERLTLDGPAVVRLSGGADREAVRAAVEGAGFRPVFDAA
- a CDS encoding copper-translocating P-type ATPase; this translates as MDHDRDPSDLPGLKQPAHREPANEGPHGSHADGHPGPVGVASDAAAMGHTPEEHAAMGHEGMGHGKEGGGGHHDHHAMMVEDFKRRFWVCLGLTVPILALSPMLQGWAGVDWRFPGDVWILTALATVVYLYGGRPFLTGARDELADRRPGMMTLVALAITVAFVYSVAVVLGLEGNLFFWETATLVDLMLVGHWVEMRSVMGASRALEELARLMPDEAHRLTASGETESVPTSALRPGDRILVKASEKVPADGTVVKGRSAVNQAALTGESVPVEKGEGDELIAGSVNGSGALTVEVTKTGADAYLNQVVTLVREAQASKSKTQDLANRAAFYLTITAITVGALTFLGWWLLSDGPLSFAIERAVTVMVIACPHALGLAIPLVVAVSTSISARHGLLVRDRAAFERARDLDVLVFDKTGTLTGGRFGVTEILPASGVDEAELLAVSAAVEGGSEHPIAAGVVRSARDRGLALPAVSGFRAITGKGVRATVDGETVQILSPGAIEDAGVQFSDDLRHSADRLGREGQTVVYVVRGVGPGATPLGALALADVVRPESREAIDRLHELGLLAVMLTGDKQEVAEHVARQLGIDRVIAEVLPDGKSAEIARLQREGHVVAMTGDGVNDAPALATADVGLAVGAGTDVAVETADVVLVESDPRAAVRVIALARATYRKMVQNLWWAAGYNVVAIPLAAGVLAPRGIVLSPAVGAVLMSLSTVVVAVNARRLRVE
- a CDS encoding four-helix bundle copper-binding protein, producing MRTQDMLSKHPNPSEHLDKIVALVNSAFACEQCCTSCADACLDEDGDMDLRYCIRTNLDCADICATTGRALSRQTQPNAKVLRAQLEACVAACDACADECSKHADMHDHCRVCMECCRECSKACQALLDAMSQGAAA